One genomic segment of Arachis duranensis cultivar V14167 chromosome 4, aradu.V14167.gnm2.J7QH, whole genome shotgun sequence includes these proteins:
- the LOC107484518 gene encoding agamous-like MADS-box protein AGL12, producing MARGRIQLKRIENPVHRQVTFCKRRAGLLKKAKELSVLCDAEIGLVIFSAHGKLYELATKGTMQGVIERYMKFTGAAQPEEPPTEPHHHPLVCLISLSFSFMLIK from the exons ATGGCTCGTGGAAGAATTCAGTTGAAGAGAATAGAGAACCCGGTTCACAGGCAAGTTACCTTCTGCAAGCGCCGAGCTGGGCTTCTCAAGAAGGCTAAGGAGCTCTCTGTCCTTTGCGACGCTGAAATTGGCCTTGTCATTTTCTCCGctcatggcaagctctatgaaCTCGCCACTAAAGG AACCATGCAAGGAGTGATAGAGAGGTACATGAAGTTTACTGGGGCGGCTCAGCCTGAAGAACCACCAACTGAACCGCATCATCATCCTCTTGTATGtctcatctctctctctttctcttttatgttaattaagtaG